The sequence AATAAAGATTGATTGTTTGAAAAAAATaacaaagtctctctcacttaataaaaaaaatgttccACGACAATCTGCCGACGAGGATGGGATCCAGCGGGCGGACAAGGAATCCCGaacatagagaaataaaaaggtgaGACTGGAATTTCTTATAACAAGCATATAACAAGCCTAAAAGAAAAAGAGGTGTGGCAATATCTGTGTGAGCTGCCAGGGTCAGATTCTGTGTGAGCGGTTCAACCCCATCTGTGTGAAGGGTTGATATTCTGTTTAGAATATCCGACTGGAGTCTGTGTGAGCAGTTGTTCGTATTTTTTTCAATTGCTAACAAGCATCGGTCAATACTGAagccactttttcaaaactcttcacacagtctgcattaCCAACATGCATCTTGGCCAAACAGTTAATCTCACCTCCAAAACTCACTCAAACCACCAAAACACTTCATGCATGTCTCAAAATAAGCTTGTTTGAATATAACACAGGCAACAATTCTCACTCAGAAAGAATACATTGTCACTCATAACACACATACCTAAAAAAAACACTAACAGGAAGCATTACATAAATTATGAACTTTTCTCTTTGAAGTTTGAATGATTTCACATAAATCTGTATTTCATTATGGAATAAGAATAGCATATTTTCACTTTGACTGTACTAGTGTAACATGAATGAATCAGAAATGCAGCAATTTGCTTCAAAATACTTTATTTTTTCTCTATCTTTGAATATAGTAATTTACTTGTGAAAAATAAACAGTTGAAACAAAAACGAATTCCTGAAATTTCAGGGCTGCTATAATAATTACAAAAAAAACATTAACCAcgtgtatagtataatcactcatactgtactgcGAGGGTtctagctctccctctcttctgcaTTTGGCCACAAGTTCTCTTCAAATGACATCTTATGTGTTCTCTGGCGATGCATCTTGGGTATCTTCTGGATTGTCTAATCCAACCCTGTCAgacttcaggagaagtgtctctacaccctggcagtcttcaggagaagtgtctccacaccccacATTCATGGCATCCAGTAAGGACATCTGatcatgtggatggtggtcataaaccttccacctccatgcagAGATAAACTCCTCTATGGAGTTTAGGAAGGGGGAGTATGGAGGCAGGAATAGTACTGACATCCTGGGATGTGCAGCAAACCAGTCTGTGACTGCAGCAGACTGGTGGAATGCATTATTATCTCACACAACAACGAAGGTAGGGGAGTTTCTTGCCCGCTCTCTCATCCGCTGGCACAAGTCAATTATGCAGCTCATCCAGAAAAGAAATTATCCTCTGTATTGTAGGGGCCAATGAGAGGTTTGTGTAACTGCAAACCATCATTGGACAGTGCTACACACTGTAATGTTAGCGTCTCTCTGTCCTGGGACATCCACGGTGTGTTTTTCCCAGGTTGAATCCAGCTTCCTCCACAAAGATGAATGTATGTGCAGTTTGCCTGGCTTCCATCTCCATTACTCTCTAAATCCAGAGTTTTACAGTACTTTACATTATGCATAGCGGTCTATGTACCCTGTTTGGTTATTGAACAGAcatcttacctggacatattgaTATCGAAGTTCTTTCACACGTTCTCCATTTCTGTCAAAGGGTACAGTGTACAACTGCTTCATCCTTATTTTTTGTTTCTCTAGGACTCTGGCAATTGTTGATGTGCTGACCGTATTCACATTGCCAAAAGTGATATTGTCTGCCAGCACTCTGTCCCGAATTTCTTGCAGTTTTATTGCATTGTTGCCAGTTACCATGTCCACAAGGGGAATTTCCTGCGCATCTGATAATATTCTTACTCTCCCTTCTGTGGGAGGCAACCTTTGGATCctactgaaaaacacaaaacaatcaatatatttcaaaatgtcagtacatgtaaacatactgtattgtactgtaatatgtagttCAATTACCATTGAAGAATGcacatctcacctgttgttttgccATAAAATGTGTACTATTGATGCAACTGTTGAACGCTGCAGATTTGGTTGCACCCTTAAATCGGCCTCTCTCCAAGAGAGACCATGGTTTACAACATGGTCAATAATAGTGGCCCTTATCTCATCAGAGACCAGGGGGTTTGATTTTtctctcctttgtcctccacgcattctccctctccctgccactcttctttccccaccaacctgtcttccttgATCCATGTTTCCAAACTAAATCATTCCGAAGCCGTCCTCCATTGTCTGTTTGGAAACGAGACTACAAACAGGACACTTGGGTAGGCTTTCAGCTGAAATTGCAATCAGCTGTGTTTGGAATGATTACATATTCTGATGAGATTTTCTATATGTTTCAATCTGGTTACtgcagaaatacacaacatttgccatcattctgttttgaatgtgtttttaacagttttggaaccAGTGTGTTAGCATTTGAAAACGTGTGCTGCAAATATATAGCTGAGCAGGTCGTGGAGTATGAATGAGAAAAGAGTTCATGGATTTCAGGGGAATGTggtcattgaatgcattttgtgtGAAAGCAATGAAAAATGATTCACAGTTTGGTTCACATACACTTCTGTTTCGCTGACTGTATAACTGACAGGTTATAAAAATATtaaataggctgagagaggctggactgagggcttgtaggcctgttgtaaggcaggtcctcaccagacatctccGGCAACagcgttgcctatgggcacaaaccaaccgtcgttggaccagacaggacaggcaaaaagtgctcttcactgacgagtcgcggttttgtctcaccaggggtgatggtcggattcgcatttatcgtcgaaggaatgagcgttacaccgaggtctgtactctggagcgggatcgatttggaggtggagggtccgtcatggtctggggcggtgtgtcacagcatcatcggactcacagctctctgcatcctcccccaacaggacaggtagcctactctaatcagagaggtctttgaaaccttgaataagggtttcacatttggggaaatgacactctctaattgttttatattttttacattttgtccggaaatgcagctccgtctcaggttctgctgttgtgcagtggttgcacagcctttcctctacagggagccaggttttcctgtgtctacccttctcaatggcaaggctgtgctcactgagcctgtactttgtcaatgtttttctaaggttttgatcagtaaccatggtcaaatagttagccacggtgtacaGTCGATGTAGGgacagatagcactgcattttgatTTGTGCCTGTGTTTCCCAtcaagcaatgtagttttgttttgactgtgttgtaatttggtttattctgattgattggatgttctggtcctgaggcttcagtgtgttagtagaacaggtttgtgaactcagccccaggaccagctggatgaggggactattttctttgctcagctcttggcattgcagggcttggtaatgatatgagaggaggtcactgtattttagatgtttccaaaacttaattgctattttttgagtttttattattagtggatattggcctaattctgccctgcatgcattgtttgtagttttcctctggacatgtaggagaatcttacagaactctgcatgcagggtttcaatggggtgtttgtcccatttgatgaaatcttgttttgcaagtggaccctacacctcgctgccataaagtgcaattcgttcaatgacacattcaattcgttttagccaaattttaggtatttgaatttgaatttgttttttaatggtgtagaatgccctgcgtgctttctctctcagttcattcactgcctcattaaggtgtccagttgagcttatttttaaacctaagtaattgtagtgtgtgcagtatattttgtaccaattgtgaactttggtctaattccctgagatctggatcttctctggaaaatcattattttagtctttttggggttaactgccagggtccaggtctggcagtactgctctggcaggtccaggctctgctgtaggccatgtgctgtgggtgacagcaggcacagGTCATCTGCCAAGagcaggcatttaacctctgaattgtggagactaacaccaggggttGAGGATTTTTCTataatagtggccaattcgttgatataaaTATTGCAGAGTagagggctcagattgcaaccctggtaaaataaatatgttatttactcacacaaacacactcacacacaaacacacactcacacaaacacacactcacacactcacacaaacatacacactcacacacacacacacttattgtgTCCTTCATCGCTCTGTTTTTCCACTGTTTTCTGTTTTGAAGGGTATTGAAACACAAGCCCATCCCTAGACAGATAATAGCATTATTATTAACCACATATCTCCCCCACAGCCCAGCATTCCTGCTTGGCCTCAGCCCTCTCCAGGCTATTCCCCCACAGCCCAGCATTCCTGCTTTGTTTCAGCCCTCTCCAGGCTATTCCCCCACAGCCCAGCATTCCTGCTTGGTTTCAGCCATCTCCAGGCTATTCCCCCACAGCCCAGCATTCCTGCTTGGCCTCAGCCCTCTCCGGGCTATTCCCCCACAGCCCAGCATTCTTGCTTGGCCTCAGCCCTCTCCAGGCTATTCCCCCACAGCCCAGCATTCCTGCTTGGTTTCAGCCCTCTCCAGGCTATTCCCCCACAGCCCAGCATTCCTGCTTGGCCTCAGCCCTCTCCAGGCTATTCCCCCACAGCCCAGCATTCCTGCTTGGCCTCAGCCCTCTCCAGGCTATTCCCCCACAGCCCAGCATTCCTGCTTGGCCTCAGCCCTCTCCAGGCTATTCCCTCACAGCCCAGCATTCCTGCTTGGTTTCAGCCCTCTCCAGGCTATTCCCCCACAGCCCAGCATTCCTGCTTGGTTTCAGCGCTCTCCAGGCTATTCCCCCACAGCCCAGCATTCCTGCTTGGTTTCAGCCCTCTCCAGGCTATTCCCCCACAGTTCAGTATTCCTGCTTGGTTTCAGCCCTCTCCAGGCTATTCCCCCACAGTTCAGTATTCCTGCTTGGCCTCAGCCCTCTCCAGGATATTCCCCCACAGCCCAGCAGTCCTGCTTGGTTTCAGCCCTCTCCATGCTATTCCCCCACAGCCCAGCATTCCTGCTTGGTTTCAGCCCTCTCCAGGCTATTCCCCCACAGCCCAGCATTCCTGCTTGGTTTCAGCCCTCTCCAGGCTATTCCCCCACAGCCCAGCATTCCTGCTTGGCCTCAGCCCTCTCCAGGCTATTCCCCCACAGCCCAGCATTCCTGCTTGGTTTCAGCCTTCTCCAGGCTATTCCCCCACAGCCCAGCATTCCTGCTTGGTTTCAGCCCTCTCCAGGCTATTCCCCCACAGCCCAGCATTCCTGCTTGGTTTCAGCCCTCTCCAGGCTATACCCCCACAGCCCAGCATTCCTGCTTGGTTTCAGCCCTCTCCAGGCTATTCCCCCACAGCCCAGCAGTCCTGCTTGGTTTCAGCCCTCTCCAGGCTATTCCCCCACAGCCCAGCATTCCTGCTTGGTTTCAGCGCTCTCCAGGCTATTTCCCCACAGCCCAGCATTCCTGTTTGGTTTCAGCCCTCTCCAGGCTATTCCCCCACAGCCCAGCATTCCTGCTTGGCTTCAGCCCTCTCCAGGGTATTTCCCCACAGCCCAGCATTCCTGTTTGGTTTCAGCCCTCTCCAGGCTATTCCCCCACAGCCCAGCATTCCTGCTTGGTTTCAGCGCTCTCCAGGCTATTCCCCCACAGCCCAGCATTCCTGCTTGGTTTCAGCCCTCTCCAGGCTATTCCCCCACAGCCCAGCATTCCTGCTTGGTTTCAGCCTTCTCCAGGCTATTCCCCCACAGCCCAGCATTCCTGCTTGGTTTCAGCCTTCTCCAGGCTATTCCCCCACAGCCCAGCATTCCTGCTTGGTTTCAGCCTTCTCCAGGCTATTCCCCCACAGCCCAGCATTCCTGCTTGGTTTCAGCCCTCTCCAGGCAATTCCCTCACAGCCCAGCATTCCTGCTTGGTTTCAGCCCTCTCCAGGCAATTCCCTCACAGCCCAGCATTCCTGCTTGGTTTCAGCCCTCTCCAGGCTATTCCCCCACAGCCCAGCAGTCCTGCTTGGTTTCAGCCTTCTCCAGGCTATTCCCTCACAGCCCAGCATTCCTGCTTGGTTTCAGCCCTTTCCAGGCTATTCCCCCACAGCCCAGCATTCCTGCTTGGTTTCAGCCTTCTCCAGGCTATTCCCTCACAGCCCAGCATTCCTGCTTGGTTTCAGCCCTCTCCAGGCTATTCCCCCACAGCCCAGCATTCCTGCTTGGTTTCAGCGCTCTCCAGGCTATTTCCCCACAGCCCAGCAGTCCTGTTTGGCCTCAGCCCTCTCCAGGCTATTCCCCCACAGCCCAGCATTCCTGTTTGGTTTCAGCCCTCTCCAGGCTATTTCCCCATTAGAGAAAATGCAGTTGGTCTAAATGATGGTGCAGTGAAACACATCAATCGCTGGGATGATGACTTTACAGTGCAATTCAATTTTGTTAATACTTTTCACAGTGTAGCTGGCAAGCAATGTTTATACCGCTTTCCTGCAGTTGAAAGACCAAAGCGCTCCCTAGTGGCCTCATGAGttaaatgttattaatattttatataatataatttcataattactaaaataaaataaaatgtttctatgtcaaatgattttgttatactctagTCTTCTgtaatgtatataaagtgtaatattgggatgcaaactcaaaattgaatacatttcaactctatgtCTGACATGGTACAAGTGTCTTATTttctttaagcccataaccatgtatgTGGGGTGTAGACTTTGGTTTCAAAGTAGATATGTTTAATACTaccactctgtgtgaccctgatttaggcCACTGCAGTAAAACGTAAACAAAaaacaagcaaacaaacaaaGAAAACAAGCGAACAAGGTTTAGAAGATTAAGAAACAGCCATTCTGTAGGGACATTGTTATAATTCATCTTTTACTTCAAATCAATTCTAGGCGCGTGACAAAATGCCACCCTTCCTGGGTTTATACTTCACTACCTAGCCCAACTGAATGCATCATAATGTTCTCTGATTGCATACTGACCCCTTGACACATTCACTCAGCCCTGCCAACAACTGTCAACACAACTGCCGGTTATAGAACTGTACCAGTATCCTCCCACACAGCCGTGACAAATCAATCTTCATTCACAACACCGTGTCTAATCATGATTTAGCTTAAAATGATCATCCCTCCATAACCAGAAAGGTGGAAGGAAGAACTCCTGTGTTGTGTTGACAAAGCCCATGATGAAAGTTACTGTGTCGGTTTTTGGCTGTGGTGGTATAATCAaagtcagagggagagatggagagtgagacAGAACTCAGTATGGATCCTCTCTCTCATGTTAGAACTATGGGTCCTGAGGTGGAATTCATGTCCTATACCAAGGgctttcaaacctctcctcgaGGACCCCTGGCCGTTccatctcctcagggacccctggCCATTCCATCTCCTCGGGGACCCCTGGCCGTTCCATCTCCTCGGGGACCACTGGCCGTTCCATCTCCTCGGGGACCCCTGGCCGTTCCATCTCCTCGGGGACCCCTGGCCGTTccatctcctcagggacccctggCCGTTccatctcctcagggacccctggCCGTTccatctcctcagggacccctggCCGTTccatctcctcagggacccctggCCGTTccatctcctcagggacccctggCCGTTccatctcctcagggacccctggCCGTTccatctcctcagggacccctggCCGTTCCATCTCCTCAGGGATCCCTGGCCGTTCCATCTCCTCAGTGACCCCTGGCCGTTccatctcctcagggacccctggCCGTTccatctcctcagggacccctggCCGTTccatctcctcagggacccctggCCGTTCCATCTCCTTAGGGACCCCTGGCCGTTccatctcctcagggacccctggCCGTTccatctcctcagggacccctggCCGTTccatctcctcagggacccctggCCGTTccatctcctcagggacccctggCCGTTCCATCTCCTCGGGGACCCCTGGTCGTTccatctcctcagggacccctggCCGTTccatctcctcagggacccctggCCGTTccatctcctcagggacccctggCCGTTCCATCTCCTCGGGGACCCCTGGCCGTTccatctcctcagggacccctggCCGTTccatctcctcagggacccctggCCGTTccatctcctcagggacccctggCCGTTCCATCTCCTCGGGGACCCCTGGCCGTTccatctcctcagggacccctggCCGTTccatctcctcagggacccctggCCGTTccatctcctcagggacccctggCCGTTccatctcctcagggacccctggCCGTTCCATGTATTTGAACTCTTCCTGAgatagcacacctgattcagcttgtcaactaatcatcaagcccgtGATTGGTGAATCAGGTGAGCTAATTCAAAACTGTGAAACATCTGAGGGTCCCCAGAGACAGTTCTGAAAACCATTGGACTATCCTACACTGTCTGCTGTATAACACCAGTCTCCTTGGCCCTGATGGTGATCTCAGCGGACCATCCACCATCTTCCTGTTCAACCCCTCCTCAGGGTCaggaaaaaaaattacttacttTGACTGTGAAATGTGGctgtcacaggaggctgctgagaggaggacggctcataacaatggctgaaatggagtaaatggaatggtatgaaACGCATGGAAAACGTACGTTTGATGTTTTCTGTACAATTCCattgattccgttccagccattactatgagctcgTCCTCCCCAGTGAAGGCCCCACTGGCTGCCTGaggtggttgtcttacctagctaTCTGA comes from Salvelinus alpinus chromosome 21, SLU_Salpinus.1, whole genome shotgun sequence and encodes:
- the LOC139548521 gene encoding balbiani ring protein 6-like translates to MERPGVPEEMERPGVPEEMERPGVPEEMERPGVPEEMERPGVPEEMERPGVPEEMERPGVPEEMERPGVPEEMERPGVPEEMERPGVPEEMERPGVPEEMERPGVPEEMERPGVPEEMERPGVPEEMERPGVPEEMERPGVPEEMERPGVPEEMERPGVPKEMERPGVPEEMERPGVPEEMERPGVPEEMERPGVTEEMERPGIPEEMERPGVPEEMERPGVPEEMERPGVPEEMERPGVPEEMERPGVPEEMERPGVPEEMERPGVPEEMERPGVPEEMERPGVPEEMERPVVPEEMERPGVPEEMEWPGVPEEMERPGVLEERFESPWYRT